A stretch of the Deinococcus reticulitermitis genome encodes the following:
- a CDS encoding carbohydrate kinase family protein, giving the protein MTSPFPLVSLGDLAWDVLAKPDTLLLSGGDTTGRLELSGGGSAANLAVWAARLGTPTTFVGKVGRDRFGELATAELQAEGVRTALTRSDGHPTGVILALIDHRGQRAMLTSQGADWELRPEELPREVLGQAGHLHLTAWSLFRDPPRAAALEAARLAKEGGATLSLDPGSFQMIQQLGREQFLGIVDAIPFDVIFPNDDEALAMSGEKDHGAALSWLRQRYPRALVVLKMDAEGALIEGPGTPRVQVDATRDTLMDATGAGDAFGGAFLSQWLRTRDAKRAAEVAVQVGGWVVSRFGARPPGDEVLRKRLAAQGLDLAGVWA; this is encoded by the coding sequence ATGACTTCACCTTTTCCCCTGGTCTCGCTGGGCGATCTCGCCTGGGACGTGCTGGCGAAGCCGGATACCCTGCTGCTTTCCGGAGGCGACACCACCGGGCGCCTCGAACTCTCGGGGGGAGGCAGCGCCGCCAACCTCGCGGTCTGGGCCGCGCGGCTCGGCACGCCGACGACCTTCGTGGGCAAGGTCGGGCGCGACCGTTTCGGGGAGCTCGCGACCGCCGAGCTTCAGGCCGAGGGCGTCCGCACCGCCCTGACCCGCAGTGACGGGCACCCGACCGGCGTGATCCTGGCCCTGATCGATCACCGGGGCCAGCGCGCGATGCTGACCAGCCAGGGCGCCGACTGGGAACTGCGTCCCGAGGAGCTGCCGCGGGAGGTGCTCGGGCAGGCGGGACACCTGCATCTGACCGCCTGGAGCCTCTTTCGTGATCCGCCGCGCGCCGCTGCTCTGGAAGCCGCGCGCCTCGCCAAGGAGGGAGGGGCCACGCTCAGCCTCGACCCGGGGAGCTTTCAGATGATTCAGCAGTTGGGCCGCGAACAGTTTCTCGGGATCGTAGACGCTATTCCTTTCGACGTGATTTTCCCCAACGACGACGAGGCGCTGGCCATGAGCGGCGAAAAGGACCACGGCGCGGCGCTGAGCTGGCTGCGTCAGCGTTACCCGCGCGCCCTCGTGGTGCTCAAGATGGACGCCGAGGGCGCCCTGATCGAAGGCCCAGGTACCCCACGCGTGCAGGTCGATGCCACCCGCGACACGCTGATGGACGCGACCGGCGCAGGCGACGCGTTCGGCGGGGCCTTCCTCTCGCAGTGGCTCCGGACCCGCGACGCGAAGCGTGCCGCCGAGGTCGCCGTGCAGGTGGGCGGCTGGGTGGTCTCGCGTTTCGGCGCCAGGCCCCCTGGCGATGAGGTGCTGCGCAAGCGGCTCGCGGCCCAGGGG